A single genomic interval of Alicyclobacillus macrosporangiidus CPP55 harbors:
- the dnaB gene encoding replicative DNA helicase: protein MWHGDDQASVRTAELTMIATLLDRPTLLDEIDLSPADFEDERNALVYQTVTSLYEQGKPVSNVLVGEKLARSLDPQYLAVALNVTYAQPWAAKELAHQIRQNAKRRRLQKAAMRLQEIAMMADEIGDNEMAEVEKAIAQIESQETETSGPRHIGDILRDHVQVLEERYKQKGLVGINTGFRQLNAYTGGWRPQTLCVVAARPSMGKTAFMLHTARAASLNDVAVVFSLEMGDDSIADRLVASEGGVPLYSIHHGRIQDSDWPKLTQAFARLEARNLFVDTQANVSTAYIRAKLRRLARKLPADKRMVVFVDYMQLIQTQRGRSRTEEVGEVSRELKAIAKEMNCCVVALAQLSRAVEQRQDKRPTLADIRESGQIEQDADVIMFLYRDEYYNPNTDTPGIVEVIIGKQRNGPIGTAKLAFSKETQVFQEVRGA, encoded by the coding sequence ATGTGGCATGGTGATGACCAAGCTTCCGTTCGGACGGCAGAACTGACAATGATCGCAACCCTGCTCGACAGGCCGACGCTGCTCGATGAGATTGACCTTAGCCCAGCGGACTTCGAGGATGAGCGAAACGCCCTGGTCTATCAGACGGTGACGTCACTGTACGAGCAAGGAAAGCCCGTCAGTAACGTCTTAGTCGGTGAGAAACTGGCCCGTAGCCTGGACCCTCAATACCTGGCTGTCGCTCTCAACGTCACATACGCGCAGCCCTGGGCCGCAAAGGAGCTCGCACACCAAATCCGCCAGAATGCCAAGCGTCGCCGTCTCCAAAAGGCAGCAATGCGGCTCCAAGAGATCGCGATGATGGCTGACGAGATCGGGGATAACGAGATGGCCGAGGTTGAGAAGGCCATCGCACAGATTGAATCTCAGGAAACCGAGACGAGCGGACCACGGCACATCGGCGACATCCTGCGCGATCACGTACAGGTACTCGAGGAGAGATACAAACAAAAAGGGCTAGTGGGCATAAACACCGGGTTCAGGCAGCTGAATGCCTACACCGGCGGGTGGCGTCCACAGACGCTTTGTGTCGTCGCAGCACGGCCAAGCATGGGCAAGACGGCATTCATGCTGCACACGGCGCGAGCGGCCTCGTTAAATGACGTCGCGGTAGTGTTCAGCCTTGAGATGGGCGATGACTCGATTGCGGACAGGCTGGTGGCGTCAGAAGGCGGTGTGCCACTGTACAGCATCCATCACGGACGAATCCAGGACAGCGACTGGCCAAAACTGACGCAGGCCTTCGCACGGCTTGAGGCGAGAAACCTTTTCGTTGATACGCAGGCGAACGTCTCGACAGCCTACATCCGGGCGAAGCTTCGACGCCTGGCGCGGAAACTTCCTGCCGATAAACGCATGGTGGTCTTTGTCGATTATATGCAGCTGATTCAAACTCAGCGCGGTCGCAGTCGGACGGAGGAGGTCGGGGAAGTCAGCCGGGAGCTCAAGGCCATCGCGAAGGAGATGAACTGCTGTGTGGTGGCATTGGCTCAGCTCAGCCGGGCCGTCGAGCAGCGCCAAGACAAGCGGCCGACGCTCGCCGACATCCGTGAGAGCGGCCAGATTGAGCAGGACGCCGATGTCATCATGTTTCTCTACCGGGACGAGTACTACAACCCGAACACAGACACGCCCGGGATTGTCGAGGTGATCATCGGCAAGCAGCGCAACGGCCCGATAGGCACCGCGAAGCTTGCGTTTTCGAAAGAAACTCAGGTCTTCCAGGAGGTGAGAGGCGCATGA
- a CDS encoding replication initiation factor domain-containing protein produces MSERDDAPNFGNTGAETPAEPRALVDWVSITFPWDDPGRAIQAIGLEADRPEREGRGRHGYRFMLDFGDAWVMWGGRDGMGVHAVLSGDGCRRMEQKAGWKESLATWRSLRGRIRRLDVALDVYHLDVAKRASEAILGGLVKTRWRAYQIVQSGSVHGDTREGLTVYFGSPQSLVRCRLYDKAAQMGTDGTWHRIELQTRDERAEAVAEHVAAGRPIGELLAGILRHYLTIQAEWWEELLGKTESIVLATERPARKIDEVRDWFVRNMAPTLSLVFEHQGGDVDWLYDIIHQGRARRTVRQQNLLNQE; encoded by the coding sequence ATGAGCGAACGAGACGACGCTCCCAACTTTGGTAACACGGGAGCAGAAACTCCGGCCGAGCCCCGCGCCCTGGTGGATTGGGTGTCCATCACGTTCCCCTGGGACGACCCAGGCCGCGCCATCCAGGCCATCGGCCTCGAGGCCGACCGGCCTGAAAGGGAGGGCCGGGGACGCCACGGTTACCGGTTCATGCTCGACTTTGGGGACGCCTGGGTGATGTGGGGCGGACGGGACGGGATGGGTGTCCACGCCGTTCTCTCCGGGGACGGGTGCCGCCGGATGGAGCAAAAAGCCGGCTGGAAGGAAAGTCTTGCCACGTGGAGGAGCCTGCGAGGCCGTATACGCCGTTTGGATGTGGCGCTCGACGTATATCACTTGGACGTCGCAAAACGGGCCTCAGAAGCCATCCTGGGCGGTCTGGTGAAGACCCGCTGGAGAGCGTACCAGATTGTCCAGTCCGGGTCTGTCCACGGGGACACCCGGGAAGGGCTCACGGTGTACTTCGGGAGCCCGCAGAGTCTTGTCCGTTGCAGGCTCTACGACAAAGCGGCGCAGATGGGCACCGATGGGACCTGGCACCGCATCGAGCTGCAGACACGAGACGAGCGGGCAGAGGCCGTCGCGGAGCACGTCGCCGCCGGCCGGCCAATTGGGGAGCTGCTGGCGGGAATCCTCCGCCACTATCTCACGATCCAGGCCGAGTGGTGGGAGGAGCTCCTAGGGAAAACGGAAAGCATTGTCCTGGCTACTGAGCGGCCGGCGAGGAAGATTGACGAGGTGCGCGATTGGTTCGTGCGGAATATGGCACCGACCCTGTCGCTCGTCTTTGAGCACCAGGGCGGGGACGTCGATTGGCTGTATGACATCATCCACCAGGGGCGCGCACGCCGAACGGTGCGCCAGCAAAACTTACTCAATCAGGAGTGA
- a CDS encoding helix-turn-helix domain-containing protein produces the protein MADRIQKGWTTGFFSAPDAIYDADVTGYAKAVYVYLCRRADGDGQCFPGYGTMAKEVGFSKSTVRRAVDELIAAGLLVKEVRGRKESGEYFSNLYTIVHPADADPRKVCSDRPYPPEGMLSESIPMSQENTPMLPQNIPMLSQSTEGTHTNDTPIRKPMKEIDTPRVCEEASIEELVQEYTERIGENVNPKTIANLVKRYGAEKVREKIDVIAGLTSLRSPIAALKAALREDWIPDTFPMTPPTPPSARVRDERYAAFYELFPEC, from the coding sequence GTGGCGGACAGAATCCAAAAGGGATGGACGACGGGATTTTTCAGCGCTCCGGACGCAATCTACGACGCAGATGTCACCGGATACGCCAAAGCCGTGTACGTGTACCTGTGTCGACGTGCGGACGGTGACGGACAGTGTTTCCCTGGGTACGGAACGATGGCAAAGGAAGTGGGCTTCAGTAAATCCACCGTTCGTCGAGCTGTTGACGAGCTGATCGCTGCTGGCTTGCTCGTTAAGGAGGTCCGTGGTCGCAAGGAGAGCGGTGAGTACTTCTCAAACCTCTACACGATCGTTCACCCGGCGGATGCCGATCCACGCAAGGTATGCTCTGACAGACCATACCCGCCAGAAGGTATGCTCTCTGAGAGCATACCTATGTCCCAGGAGAACACACCTATGCTCCCACAGAACATACCTATGCTCTCACAGAGCACAGAAGGAACACACACTAATGACACCCCAATAAGGAAACCCATGAAGGAAATAGACACACCCCGTGTGTGTGAGGAGGCCTCCATCGAAGAGCTGGTGCAGGAGTACACAGAGCGAATCGGCGAGAACGTGAACCCGAAGACCATCGCCAACCTGGTTAAGCGGTACGGAGCCGAGAAGGTGCGCGAGAAGATCGACGTGATTGCAGGCCTAACGAGTCTCCGGAGTCCGATTGCAGCCCTCAAGGCGGCCCTGCGGGAGGACTGGATACCTGACACATTCCCAATGACGCCACCGACGCCGCCGAGCGCGCGGGTCCGAGATGAACGCTACGCGGCGTTCTACGAGCTCTTTCCGGAGTGCTGA
- the gvpU gene encoding gas vesicle accessory protein GvpU, producing the protein MDVDNEAQPTFPALKTQDQLLTAFVNAANNHGLELSVTLTVKGVVVSGTLISAKQFLRELGSITKGAKGNAAEAFGNAFEQLADDISETAQASYIHLRNARICAPGQAPMPAEGSLWRGSLASVDGWYLGELR; encoded by the coding sequence ATGGACGTAGACAATGAAGCCCAACCGACTTTTCCCGCTCTCAAAACACAAGATCAGCTTCTTACTGCGTTCGTGAATGCAGCAAATAATCATGGACTGGAACTAAGCGTAACACTAACGGTTAAAGGTGTCGTCGTGAGTGGTACGCTAATTAGTGCCAAGCAATTTTTGAGAGAACTTGGTTCAATTACGAAGGGCGCCAAAGGCAATGCTGCTGAGGCATTTGGTAATGCGTTTGAACAACTTGCGGACGATATCTCCGAGACTGCTCAAGCTTCTTACATTCATCTCAGGAACGCCCGTATATGTGCACCAGGGCAAGCACCGATGCCGGCCGAAGGGAGCCTGTGGAGGGGTTCTCTCGCTTCGGTGGACGGATGGTACCTTGGAGAATTGAGATGA
- a CDS encoding helix-turn-helix domain-containing protein translates to MRDDPAKRLRVIMAERDVTVQELAWRAGVSERTITDLRRNGWRKPQAETMYRIAEALRVHVNDIWPTA, encoded by the coding sequence ATGCGAGATGACCCAGCCAAGCGGCTGCGCGTGATCATGGCCGAGCGGGACGTGACGGTCCAGGAGCTGGCCTGGCGTGCAGGTGTGTCAGAGCGGACCATCACCGACCTGCGCCGGAACGGTTGGCGAAAGCCGCAGGCGGAGACCATGTACAGGATTGCAGAGGCCTTGCGTGTCCACGTAAACGATATATGGCCAACAGCGTGA